The window TTACGGCCCACAAGACCTTTCATCAAGAGTATTCTATCTTGCCGATCCCGTGGCGTCCCTCCGCTATGTGAATCACGACACTATCGACCGGGGTCTACTTGATCTCAAACCGTGGTGGCCGCTCCAAAACGTCAGGTCTTACGATCTCTTTATCAGATCTTATCCGCGTTTTTTTCTCCTTCATTTTAGCTCCGACGAAGACTGGAGATGGGATTGGATACTTTCCAGCTTGATCGCCGATCACAGGAAAATCGAAATGAAGGGCAGAGATGGAAACCAGTTTCTGTTCCTGATCTCGTCTCAGTAGCCATGACTGATGAATCCAGCGTGTCACCCCGATCTGTATCTCGGTTTCCAGAAATGGTTGAGTCCAACAAAACTTCTCTTTTGATCTTCTTTTGTTTGCTCTATCTTTCAATCGCCTGTTTTCTCGCATCACAAAAACTGTTTTGGAACGACGAACTATACACTCTCTACTTCACGCGCTTAGCCTGGCCTGATCTTTGGTGGGCGCTGGGCACTGGGGCCGATCAGATTCCGCCAACGTTTGTCCTGTTGACCAAGGTGTTCTCCTCCGTTTTCGGTGTCAATCAAATTTCAATTCGAATGCCGGAGATGATGGGATTCCTCTTACTGTGTTTCTGCCTGTACCGAATCGTATCGATTCGGATGTCAGCAGCCGGCGGATTTCTTGCGATGTTACTTCCCACCATGACACCTGCCTTTTCTTACGCCTATGAAGCCAGACCCTATGCTCTTGTTCTGGGTTTTGGCGCATGCGCCTTGCTTTGCTGGCTCGCGGTAGGAGACAGGCCACGAAAGCTGCAAATGATTGGACTCGGTTTAAGTTTATCCGGAGCGTTCCTGAGTCACTATTCCGGTATCTTGCTTTTTGTTCCTTTAATTCTTGGTGAAGTCATCCGTATTCGTTTGCTGAAAAGGATAGATTATCCGGTCTGGATTACATTCATCCTCGCGCTTCTTCCTGTTCTTCTTTTTTTGCCTTTGCTTCGAGCTTCCGCTTCTTATGGAGGAGGTTTCTGGGCAAAGCCAAAATGGGGAGATATCTTTCTTTTTTATGATTATCTTCTCGGTCCGATGGCGGTGTTTCTTGTTTTTGTTGTATTACTTTCGGG is drawn from bacterium and contains these coding sequences:
- a CDS encoding glycosyltransferase family 39 protein — its product is MVESNKTSLLIFFCLLYLSIACFLASQKLFWNDELYTLYFTRLAWPDLWWALGTGADQIPPTFVLLTKVFSSVFGVNQISIRMPEMMGFLLLCFCLYRIVSIRMSAAGGFLAMLLPTMTPAFSYAYEARPYALVLGFGACALLCWLAVGDRPRKLQMIGLGLSLSGAFLSHYSGILLFVPLILGEVIRIRLLKRIDYPVWITFILALLPVLLFLPLLRASASYGGGFWAKPKWGDIFLFYDYLLGPMAVFLVFVVLLSGVFWMLRASTMERAGVHSFRSHELTAILGFVAISPIAVIASKLLTGALTGRHALLSVIGFALLIPYGIYDSLGPKKLETFILPFFFAGFLGMAVANYYDCKEDASSYQRTVQFLQHNAETEIPIVSWFVHPAQQVWYYGPADLAGRLFYLADPEASLRYLGHDTIDRGMLNLKPWFPIKNVQPYERFTQIHKSFLLYYCSWEEDWRWNWIVSRLLADHFKIEMKMRQGDQFLFLVTPG